One region of Nothobranchius furzeri strain GRZ-AD chromosome 16, NfurGRZ-RIMD1, whole genome shotgun sequence genomic DNA includes:
- the scly gene encoding selenocysteine lyase isoform X1 — protein sequence MASKSDDITLVMGRTFTDHDLHHIPDMNVDRIYMDYNATTPLEPEVVQAVSDALRDAWGNPSSNYVAGATAKSIISQSRQSVARMVGGKSEDIVFTSGGTEANNLVLHTALEHFKKSCRAAEQSEGPTNGCPGLPHIVTTNVEHDSIKLTAEHFLADGKADVTFVPVSKVTARVDVEDIIAAIRPNTCLISVMLANNETGVIMPVQEICQRVDLLNKQPERLRILLHTDAAQALGKISVEVQELGVDYLTIVGHKFYGPRIGALYVNGPGRRTPLYPMLFGGGQERNFRPGTENTPMIAGLGKAAELVTSNLSDYQSHMESIKLYLEERLQDVFRDRIRFNSHYPGSDVLPNTCNVSILGPALQGWRVLSTCRRLLASVGAACHSASGNRASHILLNCGVPSEVAANAVRLSVGRETARADVDAVVEDLRETVQLLEKTN from the exons ATGGCCAGCAAGTCTGATGACATCACCCTGGTGATGGGCCGAACCTTCACTGACCACGATCTTCATCACATTCCAGACATGAATGTAGACCG GATCTACATGGATTATAATGCCACCACCCCTCTGGAGCCAGAGGTGGTTCAGGCTGTGTCTGACGCTCTCCGTGATGCTTGGGGGAACCCCAGTAGCAACTATGTGGCAG gtgCCACAGCCAAATCCATCATCAGTCAATCCAGACAGAGTGTGGCCAGAATGGTTGGAGGGAAATCAGAGGACATTGTTTTTACGTCGGGTGGAACAGAG GCCAATAACCTGGTGCTGCACACCGCTTTGGAGCACTTTAAGAAAAGTTGCAGGGCTGCAGAGCAAAGTGAAGGACCTACAAATGGGTGCCCTGGTCTTCCTCACATCGTCACCACCAACGTGGAGCATGACTCGATCAAACTCACAGCTGAGCACTTTCTCGCGGACGGAAAGGCCG ATGTGACATTTGTGCCCGTGTCTAAGGTGACAGCTCGTGTGGATGTGGAGGATATTATTGCTGCCATTCGTCCCAACACTTGtctcatctctgtcatgttggccAACAATGAGACGGGAGTCATAATG CCCGTCCAAGAAATCTGCCAAAGAGTAGACCTGCTCAACAAGCAGCCAGAACGTCTCCGGATCCTGCTGCACACCGACGCTGCTCAGGCTCTGGGCAAAATCTCCGTGGAAGTCCAGGAACTGGGAGTGGATTACCTTACCATAGTGGGCCACAAG TTTTATGGACCTCGGATTGGTGCGCTGTATGTGAATGGACCAGGAAGGAGAACGCCACTCTATCCAATGTTGTTTGGAGGAGGTCAGGAGAGGAACTTCAGACCAGG CACTGAGAACACGCCGATGATCGCCGGTCTGGGAAAG GCTGCTGAACTGGTGACCTCTAATCTGTCAGATTATCAAAGTCATATGGAAAGTATTAAACTGTACCTGGAGGAACGACTGCAG GACGTCTTCAGAGACCGGATCCGCTTCAACAGCCACTACCCCGGCTCTGACGTCCTTCCTAACACGTGTAATGTGTCCATCCTGGGCCCTGCGTTACAAG GCTGGAGGGTGTTGTCCACCTGTAGAAGGCTGTTAGCCAGCGTTGGTGCCGCCTGCCACTCGGCCAGTGGAAACAG AGCTTCCCATATCCTCCTGAACTGTGGCGTCCCCTCTGAGGTGGCGGCTAACGCCGTGAGGTTGAGCGTGGGCAGGGAGACAGCCAGAGCAGATGTGGATGCAGTGGTGGAGGACCTGAGGGAGACTGTTCAGCTGCTGGAAAAAACGAACTGA
- the scly gene encoding selenocysteine lyase isoform X2 encodes MASKSDDITLVMGRTFTDHDLHHIPDMNVDRIYMDYNATTPLEPEVVQAVSDALRDAWGNPSSNYVAGATAKSIISQSRQSVARMVGGKSEDIVFTSGGTEANNLVLHTALEHFKKSCRAAEQSEGPTNGCPGLPHIVTTNVEHDSIKLTAEHFLADGKADVTFVPVSKVTARVDVEDIIAAIRPNTCLISVMLANNETGVIMPVQEICQRVDLLNKQPERLRILLHTDAAQALGKISVEVQELGVDYLTIVGHKFYGPRIGALYVNGPGRRTPLYPMLFGGGQERNFRPGTENTPMIAGLGKAAELVTSNLSDYQSHMESIKLYLEERLQGAACALMRKKMNVIDDRSKQLQ; translated from the exons ATGGCCAGCAAGTCTGATGACATCACCCTGGTGATGGGCCGAACCTTCACTGACCACGATCTTCATCACATTCCAGACATGAATGTAGACCG GATCTACATGGATTATAATGCCACCACCCCTCTGGAGCCAGAGGTGGTTCAGGCTGTGTCTGACGCTCTCCGTGATGCTTGGGGGAACCCCAGTAGCAACTATGTGGCAG gtgCCACAGCCAAATCCATCATCAGTCAATCCAGACAGAGTGTGGCCAGAATGGTTGGAGGGAAATCAGAGGACATTGTTTTTACGTCGGGTGGAACAGAG GCCAATAACCTGGTGCTGCACACCGCTTTGGAGCACTTTAAGAAAAGTTGCAGGGCTGCAGAGCAAAGTGAAGGACCTACAAATGGGTGCCCTGGTCTTCCTCACATCGTCACCACCAACGTGGAGCATGACTCGATCAAACTCACAGCTGAGCACTTTCTCGCGGACGGAAAGGCCG ATGTGACATTTGTGCCCGTGTCTAAGGTGACAGCTCGTGTGGATGTGGAGGATATTATTGCTGCCATTCGTCCCAACACTTGtctcatctctgtcatgttggccAACAATGAGACGGGAGTCATAATG CCCGTCCAAGAAATCTGCCAAAGAGTAGACCTGCTCAACAAGCAGCCAGAACGTCTCCGGATCCTGCTGCACACCGACGCTGCTCAGGCTCTGGGCAAAATCTCCGTGGAAGTCCAGGAACTGGGAGTGGATTACCTTACCATAGTGGGCCACAAG TTTTATGGACCTCGGATTGGTGCGCTGTATGTGAATGGACCAGGAAGGAGAACGCCACTCTATCCAATGTTGTTTGGAGGAGGTCAGGAGAGGAACTTCAGACCAGG CACTGAGAACACGCCGATGATCGCCGGTCTGGGAAAG GCTGCTGAACTGGTGACCTCTAATCTGTCAGATTATCAAAGTCATATGGAAAGTATTAAACTGTACCTGGAGGAACGACTGCAG GGTGCTGCGTgtgcattaatgaggaaaaaaatgaATGTAATTGATGATCGTAgcaaacagctgcaatag